One Euphorbia lathyris chromosome 1, ddEupLath1.1, whole genome shotgun sequence DNA segment encodes these proteins:
- the LOC136222967 gene encoding stemmadenine O-acetyltransferase-like, giving the protein MEVQIMFKETIKPSTSTLQHLKNYKLSLLDQLAPPIYIPVILFYSPTPETSIKEKSDRLKKSFAETLTLFYPLAGRIKNNYYIDCNDEGAFYTEAHVTGEMLMILQDPQVPQIEKLLSFNSQEMSSNEEILAAQVNHFDCGGIAISICIYHQIADGSTMASFATTWAAVASGKAATNIKGMIYDCTSIFPPQKTEGCSWNRFVEKDVLSNSMMKRFVFDRSKLEALREKVVNGSGLAYTGRPSRVETINAVIWGALLEITNLNTAIIAVNLRKRLIPPLSELSIGNIYHLVNCSMNENQIDYPDLVGKIHESIDIVKDDYVRKIHEGGRYFEFMKDVAEKPNLMMNVFAFSSWCRFPFYKVDFGWGNPIWVAPAVKVHNAAVVIDTKDGEGIEAWVGLPKEDMAKFQRIPHICSYASFNPTI; this is encoded by the coding sequence ATGGAAGTTCAAATAATGTTCAAAGAAACCATCAAACCCTCTACTTCAACACTTCAACATCTAAAAAACTACAAACTCTCTCTTCTAGATCAGTTAGCTCCTCCTATATACATTCCTGTCATTCTGTTTTACTCCCCCACACCTGAAACTTCCATCAAAGAAAAATCAGACCGCCTGAAAAAATCCTTTGCGGAAACATTAACACTATTCTACCCTCTAGCAGGACGAATAAAAAACAACTATTACATTGATTGCAACGATGAAGGAGCTTTCTACACTGAAGCTCATGTCACCGGAGAAATGTTAATGATTCTTCAAGATCCTCAAGTTCCTCAGATTGAAAAGCTATTATCATTCAATTCACAAGAGATGAGCTCAAATGAGGAAATCCTTGCAGCTCAGGTGAATCATTTCGATTGTGGTGGAATAGCTATAAGTATTTGTATTTATCATCAAATTGCTGATGGTTCGACAATGGCCTCCTTTGCCACAACTTGGGCGGCGGTTGCCTCTGGCAAGGCAGCTACTAACATTAAGGGGATGATTTATGATTGCACATCCATATTTCCTCCGCAGAAAACTGAAGGTTGTTCATGGAATAGATTTGTAGAGAAAGATGTTTTGAGCAACAGTATGATGAAAAGATTTGTATTTGATCGTTCCAAGTTAGAAGCTTTACGAGAAAAGGTAGTAAATGGATCCGGTCTAGCCTACACAGGCCGTCCATCACGGGTTGAGACAATCAATGCAGTTATCTGGGGTGCTCTTCTCGAGATTACTAATTTAAACACCGCAATAATTGCTGTTAACCTTCGAAAAAGATTGATTCCGCCATTGTCAGAATTATCAATCGGCAACATCTATCACTTGGTGAATTGTTCGATGAACGAAAACCAGATAGACTACCCTGATTTAGTAGGGAAGATTCATGAGTCGATTGACATTGTGAAAGATGATTATGTGAGGAAGATTCATGAAGGAGGTAGGTATTTTGAATTTATGAAAGATGTTGCGGAAAAACCTAACTTGATGATGAATGTTTTTGCATTTAGTAGTTGGTGTAGATTTCCATTTTATAAGGTTGATTTTGGGTGGGGGAACCCTATATGGGTAGCCCCTGCTGTAAAGGTTCATAACGCTGCTGTTGTTATTGACACAAAAGATGGTGAAGGAATAGAAGCATGGGTGGGATTGCCAAAGGAAGACATGGCCAAATTTCAACGAATTCCTCATATATGCTCCTATGCTTCCTTCAACCCAACTATTTAG